In a genomic window of Flavobacterium sp. KACC 22761:
- a CDS encoding TonB-dependent receptor, with translation MKFNLKFLLITLFICSISIAQNKGTISGVLTDKESNNQALPFANVLLKGTNISANTDIDGKYSLTVNPGTYTIVFSFVGYENVEKPVTVKAGETVTVNQVLSSGSYTLKDVVVKSTANKEKETALLLDQKNAVVIKQSIGAQEMSRKGVSDVEEGLTKVTGISKVGSRGIFVRGLEDRYNNLLINDLAAPSNSPYSKIVPLDLFPTNIVGVIDVYKTFNPNIYGDFAGGTFNIQTSKPTKNITKINLGAGYTTGNSFKDFLLSGDADTAAGFFGFNGKDRELPSFLGETAGRTTFTQDQALNSVSGDKGFNVSKSKSPLNSSFNFLHAEKFDLSNNRNVSYLLSLNFDNSFAVREGVNRTLQTLGDKYNNDFINTEYRFKTSTSALVGVNYSAERYKLSFNTIYLKTTLNSILDQYGVLSNNGINNNFIRTNQLDKTDYLNAQLLGEYNLTEDKNQTLKGGVSYANTKYGQPDRKFYTGTQETDNQINTSYGANNFLRQYLSVDGNVYVSGLLEYNLKFGKEKQNKLTVGYNGNFSKMESSYRFVASYGSAFSSNDINNIDSKIRTDISNGSVYFAESSNATYKVKLNESANAGYANLFWKFADKFELNGGLRVENTIKETHFRTLGSFDDPFKVKTYNNLYVLPSVNLKYLMTETSNIRFAASKTYTKPVVMEAFPISYINADNTSTQGNSLLKNSDNYNVDLKYEIFPTSKEMLAFGVFGKYIDNPIERTFIANATSGTVTTFLNSDNATLYGAEVEFLLGLNRISDKLEHFSFGLNASLMSTKVNVAKTYESQDEDGVVTVKNSIETHQTRSLQGASDWLVNSDLKYEFNLGKDWTNTMSLVYGVFGKRIYAVGTNGQDNTYELPVSQLDFVWGSKISDHFDVKFTADNLLNPARQLEFGNNGTVKVDEPSLLANSYKKGIGFSVKVGYTF, from the coding sequence ATGAAATTCAATTTAAAATTTCTATTAATCACATTATTTATCTGTTCGATTTCGATCGCGCAAAACAAAGGTACGATTTCTGGTGTATTAACCGATAAAGAATCTAACAATCAAGCACTTCCTTTTGCAAATGTTTTATTAAAAGGAACAAACATCAGTGCAAACACTGACATTGACGGAAAATATTCGTTGACTGTAAATCCTGGAACTTATACTATAGTATTCAGTTTCGTTGGATATGAAAATGTAGAAAAACCTGTTACTGTAAAAGCTGGAGAAACAGTTACTGTTAACCAAGTACTTTCATCAGGAAGCTATACTCTTAAAGATGTTGTTGTAAAATCGACAGCTAATAAAGAAAAAGAAACTGCTTTACTTTTAGACCAAAAAAATGCTGTTGTAATCAAACAAAGTATTGGTGCTCAGGAAATGTCTAGAAAAGGTGTAAGCGATGTTGAAGAAGGTTTGACAAAAGTAACCGGAATTTCAAAAGTAGGTTCAAGAGGAATTTTTGTTCGTGGTCTTGAAGATCGTTACAACAACTTATTGATCAATGATCTTGCCGCTCCTTCAAACAGCCCATATTCAAAAATTGTTCCCCTTGATTTGTTCCCAACAAACATTGTAGGTGTAATTGATGTTTACAAAACTTTCAACCCGAACATTTACGGAGATTTTGCTGGAGGAACTTTTAATATCCAAACTTCAAAACCAACAAAAAATATTACTAAAATAAATCTTGGAGCAGGATATACAACTGGAAACAGTTTCAAAGATTTCTTGCTTTCTGGAGATGCAGATACTGCCGCAGGTTTCTTCGGATTTAATGGAAAAGATAGAGAATTGCCAAGTTTCTTAGGTGAAACTGCCGGAAGAACAACTTTCACACAAGATCAAGCATTAAACTCTGTAAGCGGAGACAAAGGTTTTAACGTAAGCAAAAGCAAAAGCCCGCTTAACTCAAGCTTCAACTTTTTGCACGCAGAAAAATTTGACTTAAGCAATAACCGCAACGTTTCTTATTTATTATCTCTTAATTTCGATAATAGCTTTGCAGTTAGAGAAGGTGTTAACAGAACACTACAAACGCTTGGTGATAAATACAACAATGATTTCATCAATACAGAATACCGTTTCAAAACGAGTACTTCGGCCTTAGTGGGTGTGAACTATTCAGCTGAACGATACAAATTATCTTTCAATACTATATACTTAAAAACAACATTAAACTCGATCTTAGATCAATACGGGGTTTTAAGCAATAATGGTATCAACAATAACTTTATCCGTACAAATCAATTGGATAAAACAGATTATTTAAATGCGCAATTATTAGGCGAATACAATTTGACAGAAGATAAAAACCAAACTTTAAAAGGTGGTGTATCTTATGCAAATACGAAATACGGTCAGCCTGACAGAAAATTCTACACTGGTACTCAAGAAACTGACAACCAAATCAACACTTCTTATGGAGCAAACAATTTCTTACGTCAATATTTAAGTGTTGATGGCAATGTGTATGTTTCTGGATTATTAGAGTACAACTTAAAATTTGGAAAAGAAAAACAAAACAAATTGACTGTTGGTTATAACGGAAACTTTTCTAAAATGGAATCTTCTTACCGATTTGTTGCAAGTTATGGTAGTGCATTTTCATCAAATGACATAAACAATATTGATAGCAAAATTAGAACTGACATCAGCAACGGTTCTGTATATTTTGCTGAAAGCTCAAACGCAACTTACAAAGTAAAACTTAACGAAAGCGCTAATGCAGGTTATGCAAACTTATTCTGGAAATTTGCTGACAAGTTTGAACTTAATGGAGGTTTAAGAGTTGAAAACACGATCAAAGAAACTCATTTCAGAACTTTAGGTTCTTTTGATGATCCATTCAAAGTAAAAACATACAATAATCTTTATGTTTTACCTTCTGTAAACTTGAAATATCTTATGACAGAAACGTCTAATATTCGTTTCGCAGCAAGTAAAACCTATACAAAACCAGTTGTTATGGAAGCTTTCCCGATCTCATACATCAATGCGGATAACACTTCTACACAAGGTAACTCATTATTGAAAAATAGCGACAACTATAATGTTGATTTAAAATATGAAATATTCCCAACATCTAAAGAAATGTTAGCTTTTGGTGTTTTTGGAAAATATATTGACAATCCAATTGAAAGAACGTTTATTGCAAACGCTACGTCAGGAACAGTAACTACTTTCTTAAATTCAGACAATGCAACTTTATACGGAGCAGAAGTTGAGTTCCTTTTAGGCCTAAACAGAATTAGCGACAAACTAGAGCATTTCTCTTTTGGATTGAACGCTTCATTAATGTCAACAAAAGTAAATGTTGCCAAAACTTACGAATCTCAAGATGAGGATGGAGTAGTGACTGTTAAAAATTCTATCGAAACGCACCAAACAAGATCATTACAAGGTGCATCAGATTGGTTAGTGAACTCTGATTTGAAATACGAATTCAATTTAGGTAAAGATTGGACAAATACTATGTCTCTTGTTTATGGTGTATTCGGAAAAAGAATTTATGCAGTAGGAACAAACGGTCAAGACAATACTTATGAATTACCTGTATCTCAATTAGACTTTGTTTGGGGAAGCAAAATTTCAGACCACTTCGACGTGAAATTTACAGCAGACAACTTACTAAACCCTGCAAGACAATTAGAATTTGGAAACAACGGAACAGTAAAAGTTGACGAACCATCTTTATTAGCAAACAGCTACAAAAAAGGTATAGGATTCTCAGTTAAAGTTGGCTACACATTCTAA
- a CDS encoding T9SS type A sorting domain-containing protein → MAKNYFYITFLLAFFFTVSVSAQDSKQLPKPQESTASIEGLSLYPNPVTSGKVYISTKNDLEKEIIIFDLLGKKVLQTHLTSRELSVSDLVPGVYIIKISEENASATRKLIIR, encoded by the coding sequence ATGGCAAAAAACTACTTTTATATTACATTCTTATTGGCTTTTTTCTTTACTGTAAGTGTTTCGGCACAAGACAGTAAGCAATTACCAAAACCTCAGGAATCTACTGCTTCTATTGAGGGTCTAAGCTTGTACCCTAACCCAGTTACCAGCGGAAAAGTATATATTTCGACCAAAAACGATTTGGAAAAAGAAATCATCATCTTTGATCTTCTGGGCAAAAAAGTATTACAAACGCATTTAACTTCACGAGAATTAAGCGTTTCTGATTTAGTTCCAGGCGTTTATATCATCAAAATAAGTGAAGAAAATGCCTCAGCAACCCGAAAGCTCATTATTCGGTAA
- a CDS encoding acyl transferase, which translates to MITANDIFTISSQKQFEKIALKVFRFQHENNKVYRDFCDFLNVNPQQVKTLKQIPFLPIQFFKSHEVVSNTDFPQVTFTSSGTTGMVTSRHLVTDVSLYEESYRQGFAQFYGNIEDYVVLALLPSYLERDGSSLIYMVEDLIKRSNQPESGFYLHNYGELTHKLIELDQAGQNIILIGVTYALLDLIEKHQFQLQNTIIMETGGMKGKRKEMIREELHEILCKGFGVSSIHSEYGMTELLAQAYSLGDGIFECPSWMNILIRDPEDALTYINDGKTGGINVIDLANINSCSFIATQDLGKKYPNNSFEVLGRFDNSDIRGCNLMVL; encoded by the coding sequence TTGATTACAGCCAACGATATATTCACCATTTCGAGTCAGAAACAATTTGAGAAAATAGCACTTAAAGTGTTTCGTTTTCAGCATGAGAACAATAAGGTATATCGAGATTTCTGTGACTTTTTAAATGTAAATCCGCAGCAAGTCAAAACCTTGAAACAAATTCCGTTTCTACCAATTCAGTTTTTCAAAAGCCACGAAGTCGTTTCTAATACCGATTTTCCTCAAGTAACATTTACCAGCAGTGGCACCACCGGAATGGTTACAAGCCGCCATTTAGTTACCGATGTTTCGCTTTACGAAGAAAGTTATCGCCAGGGATTTGCGCAGTTTTATGGCAATATTGAAGATTACGTTGTTTTAGCACTTTTGCCGTCTTATTTAGAGCGCGACGGCTCTTCGTTAATTTATATGGTAGAAGATTTAATAAAACGCTCGAATCAGCCTGAAAGTGGGTTTTATTTACACAACTACGGAGAACTTACCCACAAGCTAATCGAATTAGATCAAGCTGGACAAAATATAATTTTGATTGGAGTAACTTATGCGTTATTAGATTTAATCGAAAAACATCAGTTTCAGCTTCAAAATACCATTATTATGGAAACCGGCGGCATGAAAGGAAAACGCAAAGAAATGATTCGCGAAGAACTTCATGAAATTCTTTGCAAAGGTTTTGGAGTTTCTTCAATTCATTCAGAATATGGAATGACAGAACTTTTGGCACAAGCTTATTCTTTAGGAGATGGCATTTTTGAATGTCCGTCTTGGATGAATATCTTGATTCGCGATCCAGAAGATGCCTTGACTTATATAAACGATGGAAAAACTGGCGGAATCAACGTTATCGATTTGGCCAACATCAATTCATGTTCCTTTATTGCAACGCAGGATTTAGGCAAAAAATATCCCAACAACTCTTTCGAGGTATTGGGGCGTTTTGATAATTCTGATATTCGTGGTTGCAACTTGATGGTTCTTTAA
- the tyrS gene encoding tyrosine--tRNA ligase produces MKNLVEELKWRGLYHDSMPGTEEQLLKEVTSAYIGFDPTADSLHIGSMVQIILLVHLKNFGHQPIALVGGATGMIGDPSGKSDERNLLNEETLAKNVAGIKSVLSRFLDFNSNEPNAPLMVNNYDWMKEFSFIDFAREVGKRITVNYMMAKDSVKKRINGEGEGMSFTEFTYQLIQGYDFYHLYKNNNCLLQMGGSDQWGNITTGTELVRRMGGENAKAFALTTPLITKADGSKFGKSEGGNVWLDADKTSVYKFYQFWVNATDADAEKYIKIFTFLDRETIDALIAEHQAAPHLRVLQKKLAEEITIFVHSKEELEKAIQASNILFGNSTADDLKKLDEKTFLEVFDGVPQAEIAKADLENGLDIISVLNEKTGFFKSNGEARRALTANSISVNREKIKEDFVLTTNDLINNQFVLLQSGKKNYFVIRIVTV; encoded by the coding sequence ATGAAGAATCTAGTTGAAGAATTAAAGTGGCGCGGTTTGTACCATGATAGCATGCCAGGAACGGAAGAACAATTGCTAAAAGAGGTGACATCGGCTTATATTGGTTTTGATCCAACGGCAGATTCACTGCATATTGGCAGTATGGTTCAGATTATTTTATTGGTTCATTTAAAGAATTTTGGTCATCAGCCGATTGCTCTTGTGGGCGGCGCGACCGGAATGATTGGTGATCCTTCTGGGAAATCTGACGAAAGAAATTTGTTGAACGAAGAAACTTTGGCTAAAAATGTGGCCGGAATTAAAAGTGTTCTGTCTCGCTTCTTAGACTTTAATTCAAATGAACCAAATGCTCCACTTATGGTGAATAACTATGATTGGATGAAGGAATTCTCGTTTATTGATTTTGCACGTGAAGTTGGAAAACGAATCACTGTAAATTATATGATGGCGAAGGATTCTGTTAAAAAAAGAATTAACGGAGAAGGTGAGGGAATGTCTTTCACTGAATTTACCTATCAATTAATTCAAGGGTACGATTTTTATCATTTATATAAAAACAACAACTGCCTTTTGCAAATGGGAGGTTCTGACCAATGGGGAAATATTACCACAGGTACAGAATTAGTACGCAGAATGGGAGGCGAAAATGCGAAAGCTTTTGCATTAACAACTCCATTAATCACAAAAGCTGACGGATCTAAATTTGGGAAATCTGAAGGAGGAAACGTTTGGTTGGATGCTGATAAAACTTCTGTTTATAAATTTTACCAATTTTGGGTAAATGCTACAGATGCAGATGCAGAAAAATATATCAAAATCTTTACTTTCTTAGATAGAGAAACTATTGACGCTTTAATTGCTGAGCACCAAGCAGCTCCACATTTAAGAGTTTTACAGAAGAAATTGGCTGAAGAAATTACCATTTTTGTTCATAGCAAAGAAGAATTAGAAAAAGCAATTCAAGCTTCAAATATCTTGTTTGGAAACTCTACTGCTGATGATTTGAAAAAATTGGATGAAAAAACTTTCTTAGAAGTTTTTGACGGAGTGCCGCAAGCGGAAATTGCTAAAGCAGATTTAGAAAATGGATTAGACATTATTTCTGTTTTAAATGAAAAAACAGGTTTCTTTAAATCAAATGGTGAAGCAAGAAGAGCTTTGACTGCAAATTCGATTTCTGTAAACAGAGAAAAAATCAAAGAAGATTTTGTTTTAACAACAAATGATTTGATCAATAATCAGTTTGTTTTATTGCAAAGCGGCAAGAAAAATTATTTTGTGATTAGAATTGTTACTGTTTAA
- a CDS encoding NAD-dependent epimerase/dehydratase family protein: protein MVLVTGGTGLVGSHLLLHLIENGENVRAIYRNKSSIQKTKSVFELYKKGYLFEKIEWLEADILDVPSLEIAFDNIDYVYHCAALISFDPKDEDALRKTNIEGTANMVNFSIAREIKKFCFVSSIAALGDLASHENYITEETDWNPEKPHSDYAISKYGAEMEVWRAVQEGLDIVIVNPGVILGPIPKTKEPQQGSAELYSKVANGLPFYTLGSTGFIAVDDVVKTAFQLMKSDIKNERFTLIAENVVFKDILDTIATVLKVKKPYIHAKPFLMNVLWMTDSVFATLFFQKRRLTRATAKSSYTKDLYSNEKIKTALGTVFQDVHEYIVNISKL, encoded by the coding sequence ATGGTATTAGTAACTGGAGGAACAGGTTTAGTAGGCTCGCATTTATTGCTTCATTTAATTGAAAATGGAGAAAATGTCCGGGCTATTTACCGAAATAAAAGCAGCATCCAAAAAACAAAATCGGTTTTTGAACTTTATAAAAAAGGCTATTTATTTGAGAAAATAGAATGGCTTGAAGCCGATATTTTAGATGTTCCTTCCCTCGAAATCGCTTTTGATAATATCGATTATGTTTATCACTGCGCAGCATTAATTTCATTTGACCCAAAAGATGAAGATGCGCTTCGAAAAACCAATATTGAAGGAACTGCCAATATGGTTAATTTTTCGATAGCACGAGAAATCAAAAAATTCTGTTTTGTCAGCTCTATCGCCGCTTTGGGAGATTTAGCTTCTCATGAAAACTATATCACAGAAGAAACCGATTGGAATCCCGAAAAACCTCACAGCGATTATGCCATTTCAAAATACGGCGCCGAAATGGAAGTTTGGCGCGCTGTTCAGGAAGGTCTTGATATTGTAATTGTAAATCCAGGTGTAATTCTTGGACCAATTCCGAAAACAAAAGAACCACAACAAGGAAGTGCCGAATTATATTCAAAAGTCGCTAACGGACTGCCATTTTATACACTCGGAAGTACTGGTTTTATTGCTGTTGATGATGTTGTAAAAACTGCTTTTCAACTAATGAAAAGCGACATTAAAAACGAGCGTTTTACCTTGATAGCAGAAAATGTCGTTTTTAAAGATATTCTCGATACCATTGCGACAGTTTTGAAAGTCAAAAAACCATACATTCACGCAAAACCATTTTTAATGAATGTACTTTGGATGACCGATTCTGTTTTTGCTACTCTGTTTTTCCAAAAAAGACGCCTGACAAGAGCCACAGCAAAATCTTCGTATACGAAAGATTTGTATTCTAATGAAAAAATAAAAACCGCACTAGGAACGGTTTTTCAGGATGTACACGAGTACATTGTAAATATTTCAAAACTTTAA
- a CDS encoding DUF4296 domain-containing protein gives MKNFVFIILVLFLSVSCKKEIVKEPKGLIERGKMIDIMYDLSLLEAMKYQNPLSLDSVESDPKKFIFKKYKVDSLQFAQSNIYYASDYETYKDLYDELGKRLQVKERATDSILQIEEKKAAKAAKKKATEKPKDSIKSPEHPENVNPRGRERLLDQ, from the coding sequence ATGAAGAATTTTGTATTTATAATATTGGTTTTGTTTCTTTCTGTAAGCTGTAAAAAGGAGATTGTAAAAGAGCCAAAAGGACTTATCGAAAGAGGGAAAATGATTGATATTATGTATGATTTATCTCTTTTGGAGGCAATGAAATATCAAAATCCGTTGTCTTTAGATTCTGTTGAATCAGATCCTAAGAAGTTTATTTTCAAAAAATACAAAGTTGATAGTCTGCAATTTGCCCAAAGCAATATTTATTATGCTTCCGATTATGAAACCTATAAGGATCTGTATGATGAGTTAGGGAAACGATTGCAAGTAAAGGAAAGAGCTACTGATTCGATTCTTCAAATTGAAGAGAAAAAAGCAGCGAAAGCTGCTAAAAAGAAAGCAACTGAAAAACCAAAAGATTCGATAAAAAGTCCAGAGCACCCAGAAAACGTTAATCCGAGGGGAAGAGAAAGACTTTTAGATCAGTAA
- a CDS encoding dihydroorotase encodes MNRILIKNAKIVNEGSIFEGDVLIENDLIVEVSDSISLKTSDCKVIDAEGNYLIPGAIDDQVHFREPGLTHKGDIESESRAAVAGGITSFIEQPNTVPNAVTQEILEEKYQIASQKSFANYSFMMGATNDNLEEVLKTNPKNVAGIKIFLGSSTGNMLVDREETLEKIFSSTPMLIAVHCEDETTIQNNLAAFKEQYGEDIPVTAHHLIRSAEACYISSSKAVALAKKTGARLHIFHLSTAKEMELFTNKIPLEEKKITAEVCVHHLWFTDEDYKTKGNYIKWNPAVKTAEDRAELWKALNDGRIDVIATDHAPHTKEEKQQKYLKAPSGGPLVQHAVVAMFEAHHQGKISVEKIVEKMCHNPAKIFKIEKRGFIKEGYYADLVIVNPSLPWSVNSDNILYKCGWSPFENMAFKSRITHTFVNGEMVYNNFKVKDVRAGKRLLFDR; translated from the coding sequence ATGAACAGGATTTTAATTAAAAATGCTAAAATTGTAAACGAGGGATCTATTTTTGAAGGTGATGTGCTAATCGAAAATGATTTGATTGTTGAGGTTTCAGACAGCATCAGCCTAAAAACTTCTGACTGCAAAGTAATCGATGCCGAAGGGAATTATTTGATTCCGGGCGCGATTGATGATCAAGTGCACTTTAGAGAGCCAGGACTAACGCATAAAGGCGATATCGAATCTGAATCGAGAGCGGCTGTTGCAGGAGGCATTACCTCTTTTATTGAACAGCCCAATACGGTTCCGAATGCGGTTACGCAAGAAATATTAGAAGAAAAATACCAAATTGCATCTCAAAAATCATTTGCGAATTATTCGTTTATGATGGGAGCGACTAATGATAATTTGGAGGAAGTTTTAAAAACAAATCCAAAGAATGTTGCAGGAATTAAGATTTTCCTCGGTTCGTCAACTGGAAATATGTTGGTCGATAGAGAAGAGACTTTAGAGAAAATCTTTTCAAGCACGCCAATGTTGATTGCGGTTCACTGTGAAGATGAAACTACAATTCAAAATAATCTTGCGGCTTTTAAAGAACAATATGGAGAGGATATTCCGGTAACGGCGCATCACTTGATCAGAAGTGCTGAGGCTTGTTATATTTCATCTTCAAAAGCAGTTGCTTTAGCGAAGAAAACGGGAGCGAGACTTCATATTTTCCATCTTTCGACTGCAAAAGAAATGGAATTGTTTACCAATAAAATTCCGTTAGAAGAGAAAAAAATCACTGCTGAAGTTTGTGTGCATCATCTTTGGTTTACCGATGAAGATTATAAAACAAAAGGGAATTATATAAAATGGAATCCAGCGGTTAAAACTGCTGAAGACCGCGCAGAACTTTGGAAAGCTTTGAATGACGGCCGAATCGATGTTATTGCAACAGATCACGCGCCACATACGAAAGAAGAAAAACAACAAAAATATTTAAAAGCGCCTTCTGGAGGTCCGCTTGTGCAACATGCTGTTGTGGCAATGTTTGAAGCGCATCATCAAGGGAAAATCAGCGTGGAGAAAATTGTAGAGAAAATGTGCCACAATCCGGCTAAAATTTTCAAAATTGAAAAAAGAGGGTTTATCAAAGAAGGTTATTATGCCGATTTGGTAATCGTAAATCCGAGTTTGCCTTGGAGTGTAAACTCAGATAATATTTTGTATAAATGTGGTTGGTCTCCTTTTGAAAATATGGCTTTCAAATCGAGAATTACGCACACTTTTGTAAACGGAGAAATGGTGTACAACAATTTTAAGGTAAAAGATGTACGCGCCGGAAAAAGATTATTGTTTGACAGATAA
- a CDS encoding polyprenol monophosphomannose synthase, which yields MSDSIVIIPTYNEIENIESIVRAVLSQHKPFHLLIIDDNSPDHTANKVIALQEEFPDRLFLEKRAKKSGLGTAYVHGFKWALERKYDFIFEMDADFSHNPNDLEKLYDACHFGGADLAIGSRYVKGVNVVNWPLSRVLMSYFASVYVKFITGMKIHDATAGFVCYKREVLEKINLNKIKFVGYAFQIEMKYRTYCGKFEISEVPIIFTDRTKGVSKMSNAIIKEAILGVISLRLKKLFNTL from the coding sequence ATGAGTGATAGTATTGTCATAATTCCTACTTACAACGAAATTGAGAACATAGAAAGTATAGTAAGAGCTGTTCTTTCGCAACATAAGCCTTTTCATCTTTTAATTATTGATGATAATTCTCCTGATCATACCGCCAATAAAGTCATTGCTTTACAGGAAGAATTTCCTGATCGATTGTTTTTGGAAAAAAGAGCAAAAAAATCAGGTTTAGGAACGGCCTATGTACACGGTTTTAAATGGGCGCTTGAACGCAAATATGATTTCATTTTTGAAATGGATGCCGATTTTTCACATAACCCGAATGATCTCGAAAAATTGTATGACGCCTGTCATTTTGGAGGCGCAGATCTTGCTATTGGATCACGTTACGTAAAAGGCGTAAATGTGGTGAACTGGCCGTTGAGCCGCGTTTTGATGTCTTATTTTGCTTCGGTTTATGTTAAGTTTATTACCGGAATGAAAATTCACGACGCTACTGCAGGTTTTGTTTGTTATAAAAGAGAGGTTTTAGAGAAGATAAACCTGAACAAAATCAAATTTGTTGGATATGCGTTTCAAATTGAGATGAAATATCGAACTTATTGTGGTAAATTTGAGATATCGGAAGTGCCGATTATTTTTACGGACCGAACAAAAGGAGTCTCAAAAATGAGCAATGCCATTATTAAAGAAGCTATTCTTGGGGTAATTTCTCTTCGATTAAAAAAATTATTCAACACATTATAA
- a CDS encoding DUF4271 domain-containing protein has translation MIEHLHPRIIENKDWATALFVLTFAVVAITKSAYETRFSEFSKLIFSDKYAKIYRDNSHMKSSFTVGLFFVQVISFAFFIQLTMHIFSQHSKAAEIVLKTDWILFIQIATFLLYFILAKYLIEKIVATSFNIEEFVDLFNLQKVTYRTYIGVLLLPINAVLFYYDNIPTIVPLAIIGISLCISLYSYFISIKTYQNAIISKLFYFILYLCALEIAPYYFLYYWLTKGSA, from the coding sequence ATGATTGAACACCTGCATCCTCGAATTATTGAAAACAAAGACTGGGCAACTGCTTTATTTGTCCTGACCTTTGCTGTTGTTGCCATTACAAAATCAGCTTATGAGACTCGATTTTCAGAATTTAGCAAGCTAATTTTTTCTGATAAATATGCCAAAATCTACCGCGACAACAGCCATATGAAAAGCAGTTTTACGGTTGGATTATTTTTTGTGCAAGTCATCTCGTTTGCCTTTTTTATTCAGTTGACAATGCATATATTTTCACAGCATTCAAAAGCGGCAGAAATTGTATTAAAAACCGACTGGATTTTATTTATTCAAATTGCAACATTTCTTCTTTATTTCATTTTGGCAAAATATTTAATCGAGAAAATCGTTGCAACTTCTTTCAATATTGAAGAATTTGTGGATCTTTTTAACCTACAAAAAGTCACTTATCGAACTTATATTGGCGTATTATTGCTTCCTATTAACGCCGTTTTATTTTATTATGACAATATTCCAACAATTGTTCCGTTGGCAATCATAGGTATTTCACTGTGTATAAGCCTGTACTCCTATTTTATTTCAATTAAAACGTATCAAAATGCAATAATCAGTAAGTTATTTTATTTTATTTTATATCTTTGCGCTCTTGAAATAGCCCCTTATTATTTTCTTTATTATTGGTTAACAAAAGGGAGTGCTTAG
- a CDS encoding uroporphyrinogen-III synthase — translation MKVKTILVSQPEPKVENSPYFELQQKHKIKIDFRPFIHVEGVSAKEIRLQKIDLNHYTAIILTSRNAVDHFFRVADEMRYKVPEGLKYFCQSEAVAFYLQKYVVYRKRKIYVGAKDFADLSPLIKKYKDEKFLLPASDQLNADAPITLNNLKVDWAQAIFYRTVMSDLSDLADVYYDVLAFFSPTGIKSLFKNFPDFKQNNTRIAVFGSTTQKEALDHGLRIDILAPTPETPSMTMALEKYIAEANKGK, via the coding sequence ATGAAAGTGAAAACAATTTTGGTGTCACAGCCTGAACCTAAAGTGGAGAATTCTCCTTACTTTGAGCTCCAACAAAAACACAAAATAAAAATTGATTTCAGACCATTTATTCATGTGGAAGGGGTTAGCGCAAAAGAGATTCGATTACAAAAAATCGATCTTAATCATTACACTGCGATCATTTTAACAAGTAGAAATGCTGTAGATCATTTTTTTAGAGTGGCTGATGAAATGCGTTACAAAGTTCCTGAAGGATTGAAGTATTTTTGTCAATCTGAAGCTGTAGCATTTTATTTGCAAAAGTATGTTGTGTACAGAAAACGTAAAATTTACGTTGGAGCAAAAGATTTTGCAGACTTGTCTCCGCTAATCAAAAAGTACAAAGACGAGAAGTTTTTGCTTCCTGCATCTGACCAATTAAATGCAGATGCACCTATCACATTAAACAATCTAAAAGTAGATTGGGCACAAGCTATTTTTTACAGAACTGTAATGAGCGACTTGTCTGATTTAGCCGATGTTTACTATGATGTTTTAGCATTTTTTAGCCCAACAGGAATTAAATCTTTGTTTAAAAACTTCCCTGATTTTAAACAAAACAATACTAGAATCGCAGTATTTGGAAGCACAACTCAAAAAGAAGCTTTAGATCATGGTTTAAGAATCGATATTCTTGCTCCAACTCCTGAAACGCCTTCTATGACAATGGCTTTAGAAAAATACATCGCCGAAGCAAACAAAGGAAAATAA